One Vitis vinifera cultivar Pinot Noir 40024 chromosome 8, ASM3070453v1 genomic window carries:
- the LOC100242499 gene encoding short chain aldehyde dehydrogenase 1-like, whose protein sequence is MMSAAIPITQRLAGKVALITGGASGIGECTARLFVKHGAKVIVADVQDQLGRSLCQEIGSEETIFYVHCDVTCDADIQNAVDTAISKYGKLDIMFSNAGISGEMESRIILSDNTNFKRVFDVNAYGAFLAGKHAARVMIPAKTGCIIFTASVVSVVAEGAIPYAYVASKHAVVGLANNLCVELGQYGIRVNCISPFGVATPMLRQGAGMIEKSKVEDLVSSSANLKGIVLEAEDVAKAALYLGSDDSKYVSGMNLVVDGGYSITNPSFGSVFKTLLS, encoded by the exons ATGATGAGTGCTGCAATTCCCATCACACAGAG ATTAGCAGGCAAGGTGGCACTAATAACAGGTGGAGCCAGTGGCATAGGCGAGTGCACTGCGAGGTTATTTGTGAAACATGGTGCCAAGGTCATAGTCGCAGACGTCCAAGACCAACTTGGGCGCTCCCTTTGCCAAGAAATTGGTTCCGAAGAAACCATTTTCTACGTCCATTGCGACGTAACATGTGACGCTGACATCCAAAACGCCGTCGACACTGCCATATCCAAGTATGGGAAACTCGACATCATGTTCAGCAACGCCGGCATCTCAGGCGAAATGGAGTCAAGAATCATACTCTCTGATAACACAAACTTTAAACGGGTTTTCGATGTGAATGCGTATGGGGCCTTCTTGGCCGGTAAGCATGCCGCTAGAGTTATGATTCCGGCTAAGACAGGATGTATTATATTTACTGCAAGTGTGGTTTCCGTTGTTGCGGAGGGGGCGATCCCATATGCATATGTGGCATCGAAGCATGCTGTGGTGGGACTTGCCAACAACTTGTGTGTGGAGTTGGGACAATATGGGATAAGAGTTAATTGTATATCTCCATTTGGAGTGGCAACACCCATGTTAAGACAAGGAGCAGGAATGATTGAGAAGAGCAAGGTTGAAGACTTGGTTTCTTCTTCAGCCAACCTAAAAGGTATAGTATTGGAGGCGGAGGATGTCGCAAAGGCAGCCTTGTATCTGGGGAGCGATGACTCCAAGTATGTCAGCGGGATGAACCTAGTGGTAGACGGCGGTTACAGCATTACTAATCCCTCCTTTGGATCGGTTTTTAAAACTCTCTTGTCGTAG
- the LOC100264788 gene encoding short chain aldehyde dehydrogenase 1 gives MNGHASVVPIGKRLEGKVAIITGGASGIGESTARLFVRHGAKVIIADVQDDIGLSICEALGSHGTASFVHCDVTSDSDVKNVVDTAVSKYGKLDIMFNNAGISGNLDPTILGTENENFRRVFDVNVYGAFLGAKHAARVMIPAKKGVILFTSSVASVTSGESPHAYTMSKHAVVGLTKNLCVELGQHGIRVNCISPCAIATPLLRNAMGLEKKTVEGIVCASANLKGVVAEAEDVAEAAVYLGSDESKYVSGLNLVVDGGYSTTNQSFTMVVKALVSSNK, from the exons ATGAATGGCCACGCTTCAGTAGTTCCTATTGGAAAAAG GCTAGAAGGCAAAGTGGCCATCATCACAGGAGGTGCCAGCGGCATCGGTGAAAGCACGGCAAGGCTATTTGTTCGACATGGTGCTAAGGTCATTATTGCCGACGTACAAGATGATATTGGACTCTCCATTTGTGAGGCACTTGGCTCACATGGCACTGCTTCCTTTGTTCACTGTGATGTCACCAGCGACTCTGATGTCAAAAATGTCGTTGACACTGCCGTTTCAAAGTACGGAAAGCTTGACATCATGTTCAACAACGCTGGCATATCCGGCAACCTAGATCCAACAATTCTAGGCacggaaaatgaaaatttcaggAGGGTTTTCGATGTGAACGTGTACGGTGCATTCCTGGGCGCCAAGCATGCCGCTAGGGTTATGATTCCGGCGAAGAAAGGGGTGATTCTCTTCACTTCGAGCGTTGCTTCGGTGACCTCTGGAGAATCTCCGCATGCTTACACAATGTCGAAGCACGCGGTGGTTGGCCTCACCAAAAACTTGTGTGTGGAGCTAGGGCAGCACGGGATAAGAGTCAACTGCATATCTCCTTGCGCTATTGCCACCCCATTGTTAAGAAACGCAATGGGGCTGGAGAAAAAAACGGTGGAAGGAATCGTATGTGCGTCAGCAAATCTAAAAGGAGTGGTAGCAGAAGCAGAAGATGTGGCGGAGGCAGCGGTTTATTTGGGCAGCGACGAGTCGAAATACGTGAGCGGGCTTAACCTTGTGGTGGATGGGGGCTACAGCACAACGAACCAGTCCTTCACCATGGTAGTTAAAGCCCTAGTTTCTTCAAATAAATGA
- the LOC100259603 gene encoding tropinone reductase-like 1: MSTVTSSFASPSKRLEGKVAIVTGGASGIGASTVRLFWENGAKVIIADIQDDLGQDITNKLGQDVSYIHCDVSNEDDVQNLVDTTISKHGRLDIMYNNAGILDRHLGSILDTQKSDLDRLIGVNLVGSFLGAKHAARVMIPQKKGCILFTASCCTSIAGISTHSYAVTKYGIWGLARNLAAELGQYGIRVNCVSPYGLITGMGQQGLTSEEVEAAEASLSEMGNLKGEVLKSEGVARAALYLASDEASYVSGLNLVVDGGFSVVNPTMIKAFNMH, encoded by the exons ATGAGTACTGTTACTTCTTCGTTTGCATCCCCCTCCAAAAG GCTAGAAGGCAAGGTGGCAATTGTTACAGGTGGAGCAAGCGGCATTGGAGCAAGCACTGTGCGTCTTTTTTGGGAGAATGGTGCCAAGGTTATAATTGCTGATATTCAAGATGACCTTGGACAGGACATTACCAATAAGCTCGGTCAAGATGTTAGCTACATCCATTGTGATGTATCAAATGAAGATGATGTGCAGAATCTTGTTGACACCACCATTTCCAAACATGGAAGACTCGATATCATGTATAATAATGCAGGGATCCTAGACCGCCACCTTGGGAGCATCTTAGATACCCAGAAATCAGACCTGGACCGGCTTATTGGGGTTAACTTGGTTGGGTCTTTCCTAGGAGCCAAACATGCTGCAAGGGTCATGATACCTCAGAAAAAGGGCTGCATACTATTCACAGCCAGTTGTTGTACATCAATTGCAGGCATTTCAACTCATTCCTATGCAGTGACCAAGTATGGCATTTGGGGGCTTGCTAGGAACTTGGCTGCTGAGCTCGGGCAATATGGGATAAGAGTAAACTGCGTCTCCCCTTATGGCTTGATTACTGGCATGGGGCAGCAGGGGCTCACCAGTGAAGAGGTAGAGGCAGCAGAGGCATCCTTGAGTGAGATGGGGAATCTCAAGGGAGAAGTTCTCAAGTCTGAGGGTGTTGCAAGGGCTGCACTCTACCTGGCTAGTGATGAAGCGAGTTACGTGAGTGGGCTCAACCTTGTGGTGGATGGAGGCTTCAGTGTAGTCAATCCTACCATGATCAAAGCTTTTAATATGCATTGA